Below is a genomic region from Balaenoptera acutorostrata chromosome 9, mBalAcu1.1, whole genome shotgun sequence.
CATGCACAGAGAGGCTGCGTGTGGCAGGGAGGTGGAGCAGGAGAGAGaatggagctgggggtgggggtgaagggAATCAGGCCCCTCCAGCTCTGGGCTCTGAGACCCCCACGAGCAGTCCTTGAGACCCCACGGCCCGGGAGAGGACTGGGAGGCTCTGCCCTCTGTGGGCGGTGGAAAGAGAGCACAGAAGCATGAAACGGACTCATCAAGGATGTCTTTATGGGGACTGCGGCAGACACTGGCCTGAGGGTGGATAGACTCAGAGCCCCCAGGGCTTTTGCTCCGTAGGAGTGCCCTCTGTGCTTGGGCCACACTGACCGCCAACATGGGGAGGCCTCGGTGGGGAACCACGTCCCCCCACAAGTGTCCACGCTATCAGCCGTGTCCTCTGGGGTCTGCTTGCTGACGGGCTGCCACACCATGAGAGTGAAGTCTTCCGTGCTGACGAAACCAGGACGGGCGAAGCTTGGAGAGTGccctttgggggagggggaccgTTTGCTGAGCCAAGGGCATCTGCTGCATTCTCGCCCATTCGAATGGTCTGCACCTCCAGATGCACCGCGTTCCCTCTGGCCTCAAGGCCTTTGCCgaggcccctccctcacctgaaACACTCATCCCTTCCCCTGGCCAggctaactcctactcatccttgaGGTCTCTGTTTCAGTAATTCAACAACTGCTTCCTGGGCACTTACAATGAGGCAGACACTGTCCCAGGTGAGCTGTTGGCAGTGAGTGAATTGTCCTGCCCTCTCAGAGTTTCCACACGATGCTGATGTGGGATGAGTTGCAATAGGCTTGTGGCTATAACGAGTAGCCCCCAAATCAATGGCTTAACCCAATGAAGGTCTATTTTGCACGCATATCACAGTCCAAATGGGTGGCAGGGGGGCTCTGCTTCAGTGCCACTGCCATCCCCTAGCCTTGGATAGGGTCCCCGTGGACCCTCTGCATCAGGCCGGCTGGTGAGGGAAGAGGGGGAGCATGGAGGGTTGGGCAGGGATGCTTCACACCTTGGCCTGGAGGAGCAGGCATGCCACTTCCACCCACTTTCTCCTGGTGCGAGCTTGGCCGCAAACACACTGTCTGaatgtcctggggctgctgtaacaattcCCGAAACTTGgtagcttgaaacaacagaagtgtattcTCTCAtcgttctggaggccagaagtctgaaatcaaggtgctggcagggccgtgctccctctgcAGCTTCCAGGCGAgggtccttccttcctctcctagCTTCTAGGTGCTGTCAGCAATCCTTAGCACCCTGGGCTTATGgccgcatcactccaatctctggcTCTgacttcacatcaccttctcctctgtgtctttcCCTTTTTGTGTCCCTCGTATCAGGATACTTGTTATTGGGTTTAGCCCCCTGATCATCCAAGATGAttttctcatctcaagatccttaataaTTATATCTTGCAAAggcttttttccaaataaggttaaattcataggttctggggattagaacaTGGACCTATCTGTTTGGGTGTCACCTTCCAACCTTAGCAGGATCACCTGGACTCCTTCACACGGCAGCCGGCTTCCAGAAGGGCAGAAACAGAAGCTATTGGTACAAAGTCTCCGAAGGCCTAGGCCCAGAAGTCCCAGAACATTATTTCTACTGCATGCTATTGGTCAGAGCAGGTTTCAGGGCTTACCCAGACTCAAGGGAAAGTAGACTACATAGACTACCCCTCTTGCTGGGAGGTGTGGCAACGACGATGCCAAAGGGCACGCTCCCTGGGAGAGATGGTTGCTGCTGtctttggaaacaacctaacagagtgtgtgtgttttggcgATGGCCTCTGCTAGGGGCCCCGGAGACGTGCTCCCTGATGATGGGGTTGCTGACGACGCTGAGGTGGGAAATGCTCCACCCGCGTGGAGCTCAGCCATCAACTGGATGACCCTGGGCCGGTCCCTCATTCACTCAACaactacctactatgtgccaggccccgAGCAAGGCACTGGGGTCCCAGTGGTGAGCAAGCCAGGTCCCTGTGGAACTTTCCATCCTGTGGATGACAAAAGCTTATAACTGGACACACTTGTCACAGAGTGTGACAAGTAGAAGGAGACCAGCAAGGAGATGGGCTGGAGAATCCCTGGGGACAAAAGAAGCCAGGATGAGCCTGGAGGGCAGAGACGCAGAGGAGGAcccctcctgggcctcagtttcgtCCTCTGGACATCAAGAGGGTTTGTCAGAGCCATGGACTCAAACTATGTTCCCTGGAGTCCTAGCATCTCCCAGAGGCACCCCAGGGGCTACTGCAGGGAATACTGCAGAGGGGGCTGAGCAGGGGGCATCTAAAGTTTGTGACTAATTGGGTTGGAAGCTTCCAGGGATCTCCCACAGTCTAGGTGCCAAGCCTGACGTCCCGGTCTTGTCCTGGTCTCATCCCGGTGACTGTCTGGGACAAAATTTTCCCAGGACCCCTCCTGTTCCTGAATGGCTCTGCCAGGGTTCTGGGCTCTGGGGAAATAGGGAACCTCCCCTTTGTCTGTTGGGCCCTCAGGTTCCCCTACCACCCCAGAACAGACCCTCAACCAGGATGCTTACAGCTGCTCCCTTACCTTTGACCTTGGGTCTGCTTGAGCTGGGAGAGCCCCAGGGACCCCAAACGAGGTGCCAGTGTCTCTCAAAGAGCTCAGGCTCTTTGGGGTCACACCCTCCCCTCTTTGTGGCCCTGGGTGGGCCCCTTGCCCTCTCTGATCCTCTGGGTAAGTCCTGCCTCATGGGGGCAAGCACAAAGGCAAGGAGCTGGTGAGATCCAGGCCCTCTGACGCCGGCTTGAGGTCAGCACAGGGAGAATCAGAGAAGTGGCAGGAGAGGCCCAGCCTCCTGGGGACCTGCCCCTGGTGCTTCTGCCCCATCATCTGGGAAGCTCTGgaccccacctgcccccagggGGTTGGGAGAGGACTGGGGGCAAGTTAGTCAGTAGGAAAATCATTTACTTCAGTTCAGCAAACTTTATTCCTGTGTTCAACGCAGTGCTGGGCATTGGGTAGGGGCGGGGCCAGAGATGCCAAAGAGAGTAATCCCCTCCcgcctctgggcctcagctttcctCTCTTTCGCACGGGGAGGGAAGGCTTCCTCGGCTTCCTTCATCGGGAGACTGTGAGGACGGCGACACACGATACACGACGATACACGACAAGACGTAGTCCTTGCCCTGGGGATGGGCTCACCCTCTGGGAGGGAGGCCCATGCCCCGCCCACCACTAGCAGCTGGCAAGAAGGGCGGCTGGGGCCCCGTGACCAGGTGATGCGCCAGAGGCTCTCAGCCACGGGTCTGGCTTCACTGAGCCCTGTCCTGGTGACAGAGGCCTCAACGGGCCACGTCAGGAAGGGGAACAGTCCACGTAGAGGGGGTCACTCCATTCACAGTCCAGAGGGCCACAAAGAGGTAGGTCGTGCCATCTCATCCAGGTGCAGCGAGGACCCCCACCGCTGCTAGCATCCTTAGCTGGTGGTGCCCAGCGAGGGCTGTGGGGAGGCCGACTGGCTCAGGGTCACGTTGGGGAAGCTGGTGACAAAGCTCTCCCACCTTCTCCTTATcttctgcaagacagaagggggCGAGATCAGGGCCCAGGTCTCTGGACTGGGTGGTGGGCTTCAGGTGCTGTTCCACCTACAGCCATGAGGTGGTGGTAGACCCCAGAGACAGAAGCACGGCTCACTAGCCACCCTTCCTCCTAGAGGAAGCCCGCAGCTCCCACCCCGGGGGAGCCGATCACCCCCTTTTCCGGGGGAGAGGGGAGCACAAGATGTAACCCTGGGGAAGTTGTACTGGCTGATCTCTTGCCTCCAGCAAAATCCACCCATCCAGCAAGCTGACAGATTGATCATCTCGGAACAGCTCTGACCATATCACCCACCTGTCCTAAAACCTTCCCTGACTCCCCAGTGCCTATGGGATAAATCCCAAAGGCCTTCAGGCCCCCCTGAAATACAGTTcttggatctctctctctccagccccttccccagaCAGCTCTGTTATCTTTTTGATCTACAGCCCCATACATTTctgcctctgagcctttgctGCCCTGGGTCCCTCTCCTTGggacctccccctcccctctagcACTCCTCCATCCACCAACCCTCAGCCAAACCTGTTGATACTGCCTCAGCCACCgctggctgccttcttgctgagCTTGGATCAGCTGCTCTGTGTCCCCCAGGCTCCCTGGCAGTTGCTCCTGCCCGGGGGCGTCCAGCCTTTCTGGGCCTCCGTCTGAGGACCTGGACTTCTCACGCTCCTGTCTGAGGCTCAGCGCCCGGCGCAGTCGGCCTGCCAGGGGCCTCCCCCAGGGCTCCTGGAGCTTGCTATAGGAGGGCCGTGGTCCTCGCAAGGACTGGCTGCGTAGCCCTGTCcccatggttctggaggctgcaggCGCGGGACTGCTCCAGCCCCTTGGCGAGCCCCTGGCCTTCTGAGATGGCCTGGTGCCTCCACCCACCTGACAGGAGCTCACTTGGGGACAAAGGTTGGTGCTGCTGAGGTGGCCATTGTAAACCAAAGGGCGGGTGGAGAGGCGGTGTTGTGGGTGACTCAGGGATGCTTGACCTCGGTGGcctgccctcctcttcctcctccaggcagccttccctgaccaccccaccCCAAAGATCTTGCCCTCCCCTGAACTCCTGTAGTCCTGGCTGTCCAGACTCATTTCGTTGACAGAACAGATGGCTCAACAGCAAAACAGAGACAGGCTTTTAAGAAACAGGACAGCTCCAACCTAGAAcggtcaaattcacagagacagaaaggagcatggtggttgccagggcctggggggaaTGGCAAGTTGTTTAATGgctatagagtttcagttttgcaaggtgagAAACTTCTGGAggttggttgtacaacaatgtgaacgtaTATAACGCTATTGAATTGTACATgtaaaaatggctaagatggtacattttatgtttctgtatattttttgctacaattggaaatttaaaaaaagaaagaaagaaaaaagaaacaggatagTTCTAGGCTGGAAATTAGGAGACTTGGGGTTTTTCCAGGCCTAGCTCTGCCCCTAATTTTCCAGTACAGAACAGGGTTAAGCGCTCAGGCTCTGAGGACCAGCTGCTCCTGGGTAAACCTCGGTTCCATCCCCCGCAGCTACGTGACGTTGGGCGCCTTCTCGGttggtttcctcgtctgtaacAGAGACAGATAACTCACGTGTTGTCGTGAGAACTAAATGTGGTGATGCTATGCCCAGCAAAGGGCTTGGCATGCAGCAAGCGCTCAGTACAAGTGAGTTGGTGGCATTCAGTATTTGAGGCAAATCCTTTCTCCTCTTGGTCAAtcttctcgtctgtaaaatgggttgttgTGAACATCAAATGAAATCATGAATGTGGACGCCTCTAAAGGCAAGACTACCGGCAGCAGCTCTTTCTCCCAAGTCAGTGGAAAGAGAAAGGTACTTGGGCTGGGCCAGCCGATCCTCAGAATCCTAGAATTTGAGAGTTGAAAGGGAGCTCACACATCTGGGCCACACTCCTTTTTGTTTTAACCACTattttttgagcttttttttttttttttactggttctGGAGCTAATTCCTCCCtatatttcatttaaacctcGTGATAGTCCTATGAGGTGTGCAtcgttatcctcattttatagatccccattttgcagatgggtcaaactgaagctcagagagattaagcatgcccagtaagtggcagagctgggactcctgCCCCGGTCAGACTGGCTTTAGAGTCCGTGTTTCAACCACTCTGCTCTCCTGTCCTGGTGTTGGTGGCAGAGGCGGGACTTGGAAGCTGGGTGTCCTGCTTCCTCTGTGTCTGGTGCGGCACGGGGTGCCCTGTCTGGGGTCAGGGAAGTGCTGGCTGCAACTCTTGGCTCACCCCAGACTCCTCTGCGCCTggtcttgctttttttcctctctcagaaTTTCTAGGCCTTCCTCGGGTTCAGGATCTCTTAATATCTGTCAGGCTCACCTCCCAGCCAGAGGAGCCAAGGCAGGGCCAGTGTGAAGAGGagaatggagaaaagggaccctgaCCCTCTGCCCCAGGCTGTCCCAGAGGAGGACTATGACCGTTACTCCAACCCTGACCACACGTTTAATGCCTGACCCATGTGCCAACCCTGACCTTggttaaaaagcaacaaaaccaTTACACAATCTTCAACGCCTTCACTCCAGCACAGTTAACTCAAATCCTCACTCCCATCCAAGTCTGAGCTGGGAAGACCTTGCTGATGACTCACGGGCCTCTGAGATGTGTCAGGGTGAATCACTCGCTCTTGTGTCACGCCTGTAGCTGCCCAATACCCTCTTGCCAAGCGTGTAATCTTACAACAATTTCCCAAATCCGTAAATCCGTGGAGGACCAGGAGAAAATAtgtgttcttttccttccctcccgaCTGCCTCCCTGCCTTTGTCACCGGTGTGGGGGCAGGGGGTTCTTACCTTTCCAGACCCTGCTGGGTGACAGCTCCCCTGGAAGCCTGCCCAACCCCTCAGCCTGGGTTAGGGAGGCAGTCCCCTGTCCACCCCACCCAATACACACAGTAGCAGCAGTCACCCCAGGATGCCTTTCCCCGCCACACCGGGTGTCCCTTGATGGCTAGGACAACATCTCTTTCATCTCTGTCCCCAGGACATGACATAGTAAATGCTTGGGCTTAAATATTGGAGACTATTACGtgtctattgctgtgtaacagaataccccaaaactcagtggcttaaagcagCACTAATGTATGACCTCACAGTTTCTGCGGGTCTGGGATCCAGGTACAGCTTAACGGGGGCCTCTGGCTCAGGGTCCCTTGCAGGCTTCAATCAGGAGGCTGTTAGTCACCTCCAGGTTTGACTGGGGGTGGATCTGCTTCCAAGGTTGTTGGCAGGACCTGCTTCCTCGCAGGTTGTTGCAGTGAGGGTCTCAGTTTCTTGTTGATTGTTGGCTGTTCCCAAGGGCAACTCACATCATGGGGGCTGGCTTCAGTTGGAGCCGGCAAGAGAAAGTGTGAGAGATGGCAGGCGGGCAGAAGCCAGAGTCTTTGGGGAACTTAACCTCAGAAGTGACctcccatcacttttgccatcACTGTTCCTCCAAGGCGAGTCACCAGGTCCAGTCAGCACCCAAGGGAGGGGACCCACAAGGGCATGAACACCAGGAGGCAGGATCTTTGCGGGTCATCGCGGAGGCAGCTTACCCGTGAGACCTGGGTGCCAACCCCATCAGACTGCCTGAGCCGAAAGCCTTGCACGTTTATGGGACACCTACGTGCTTTGAGTGAGCAGCTTAACCTCATATGCCTACAGTTACTCCGCTATAATGTGGggacaatattttatttcatcaaatctaagatggCGTCAATAGAAAGATAACATTATTTTATACACCAGTAAGAAAGAATATCCACTGCCCATTCATTGGAAGATGCAGCCCCATTTCAGAGCTTGAAGTGTGGGGAGAAAATGTACGTCTTAAAATTAATGAAACGCACAGTGTTTATTTCCCAAGGTGATCTGAGACTTAAATGCCTGGTACCATttaaggttgttgtgaggcttaGATATACGGAAGGCTGCAAACTGGGGCAGGCTGCCCAgatgttccatttatttatttatttatttatttatttattcattcattcattcatttatttatttatggctgcattgggtctccgttgctgtgtgcaggctttctctagttgtggcaagcgggggctactcttcgttgcagtgcatgggcttctcattgcaatggctgcttagtagttgtggcacacgggcttagttgctccacggcatgtgggatcttcccagaccagggctcgaacctgtgtgccctacattggcaggcggattcttaactactgctccaccagggaagccacagaTGTTCCTTTTTATTAGTGAGCCAATGAAATTAATCCACACCTACACACTGTGGGCAAGATCTTGTTTTGATGATGTCTAGCCTAGAAGTGAGGCCAAGGGGAGCAGGATAGAATCTCCACCCCCAGAAAAGTAGGGATTCTCATGTACATCAAGCAAGGCACCTTAAAACAGACACCAAGTGCTGAGGGTGCACGGAAGAGAACGGGAGACCCCCATCTGTCTTGAGGGTGGTTAGCATCTGggcaggctccctggaggaggcggTGTTGGAGCCCAGCATTGAGGGCAGGGAGGACTGTTGCAGTAGAGATAGAAGTAGGATCCTGTGGGTGACCAAAGCCTGGGAACACAAAGGGTCGCCCTTGGGTGGGAGAAAAATCTGGAAAGGCAGACTGGAGCCTGCTCTTCCTTCCAGAGCCCGGAAGAGGAATCTGAGCTTGGGAGACAAGGGAGATGGGGTGTGCCCTCCACTCCAGGAGCCTTACCTCTGTGATTGCATTTCACCCTCACACTCTCTGGAGCTTAGCCCCATTTTTAAGATGAAataacagaagctcagagaggttaagcaacttgcccaaggagaCACAGTCAGTAGTGGGCCTTGAATGCAGCCCCACAGAGTCAGGCCAGCAAACAGAGTCCTCAGCAAATGAGTgttccaccccccagcccccactcCTCACCCCGGTCTTCATGCACCCTACACGATGATCAGACAGAACCATTAGCCTAAGGTTAATGCACTAGAGTTTTCCTTGAAAATATGATGCCCACCAGCAATGAGGCAAGGGGCTCATGTGTGTGTGCGTTTCAACTAGTAATTTATCTCTTTGCCTGAGCAGCTCTTATAATACAGTACATTTTGGGGGAACTAGTTCTTTTACTTCAGAACAATGATCcattgttttggttttcatttcccaAAGGAAGCTAGAATGCCAGGCTGTCAGGTTCAGCAAGAGATTTTGGTCAACTTATCACTTGGAGAAATCAAACAAAGGGAACAATAAATAGTAATAATGCTATTGATTATAAGAGCTCCCACGTTCTGAGCACTCAGGCTGTGCCAGGCGTTGTGCTTAGGGCTTCCTGTATTCGGTCCTGATAGCACTCTGAGGACTCAGGGGAGGATTGTTCTCAGTTTAGACAAAGCGTGTATCAGTAATTGCAGGGTCCCAGAGCTGGCAATACAGATGCTCttgcatttttttcaaatatgcagGACCTGATGACTATCAGTGTTGGGTCTGCCCCTTCTCCTGTCTgagcctatttcctcatctgtaaaatgggcctgaGCGGGTCTAGCCAGGGTGCCCCAAAGTTTCCTTTGTTAAAAAAACACCAGTCCCTGGGCCCCATCAAAATCCCTTGCAT
It encodes:
- the C9H11orf86 gene encoding uncharacterized protein C11orf86 homolog, encoding MGTGLRSQSLRGPRPSYSKLQEPWGRPLAGRLRRALSLRQEREKSRSSDGGPERLDAPGQEQLPGSLGDTEQLIQAQQEGSQRWLRQYQQKIRRRWESFVTSFPNVTLSQSASPQPSLGTTS